The DNA region CTTGGCCTTGCGACGGATACCACGGACGTGGACCTTCGCGTCCTCGGCCTTGGTCTTGACGAGCTTGACGTACTCCTTGCGGCGCTCGGCCGTGAGCTCCGGCATCGTCACGCGAACGAGGTTGCCGTCGTTCGTCGGGTTGGCTCCGAGGTTGGGCATGTCACGGATCGCCTGTTCGATCGCCTTCAGCGCCGACTTGTCGTACGGCGTGATGATGAGCGTGCGAGCTTCCTGGTTCGCCAGGGAGGCGAGCTGGGCGATCGGCGTGGGAGTGCCGTAGTA from Microbacterium sp. SY138 includes:
- the frr gene encoding ribosome recycling factor, which gives rise to MIADVLAETTTRMNRAVEAAKEDFSTVRTGRANPQMFQKVLVDYYGTPTPIAQLASLANQEARTLIITPYDKSALKAIEQAIRDMPNLGANPTNDGNLVRVTMPELTAERRKEYVKLVKTKAEDAKVHVRGIRRKAKDELDALKSELGEDEIARGEKELDVLTRQHVELIDDALKRKEAELLEV